One part of the Eubalaena glacialis isolate mEubGla1 chromosome 19, mEubGla1.1.hap2.+ XY, whole genome shotgun sequence genome encodes these proteins:
- the SEPTIN4 gene encoding septin-4 isoform X4: MIKRFLEDADDAELNKFVKDFPGSETYHQPEAKTWVSRPQILAPRPQASDLCQDDLEFRPPSWPQPSDSQQYISASAPLSPSARPRSPWGKLDPYDSSEDDKEYVGFATLPNQVHRKSVKKGFDFTLMVAGESGLGKSTLVNSLFLTDLYRDRKLLSAEERIMQTVEITKHAVDIEEKGVKLRLTIVDTPGFGDAVNNTECWKPVAEYIDQQFEQYFRDESGLNRKNIQDNRVHCCLYFISPFGHGLRPLDVEFMKALHQRVNIVPILAKADTLTPPEVERKKRKIREEIEHFGIKVYQFPDCDSDEDEDFKLQDQALKESIPFAVIGSNTVVEARGRRVRGRLYPWGIVEVENPGHCDFVKLRTMLVRTHMQDLKDVTRETHYENYRAQCIQSMTRLVVKERNRNKLTRESGTDFPIPAVPPGTDPETERLIREKDEELRRMQEMLHKIQRQMKETH, encoded by the exons ATG ATCAAGCGCTTTCTGGAGGACGCGGATGATGCAGAACTGAACAAGTTCGTGAAGGATTTCCCAGGAAGCGAGACCTACCACCAACCAGAGGCCAAGACCTGGGTGTCCAGGCCCCAAATCCTGGCGCCGAGGCCCCAGGCCTCGGACCTCTGCCAGGATGACCTGGAGTTCAGACCCCCTTCGTGGCCCCAGCCCTCTGACAGCCAGCAGTACATCTCTGCCTCAGCCCCTCTCAGCCCCTCAGCCCGGCCCCGCAGCCCGTGGGGCAAGCTCGATCCCTATGACTCCTCTGAG GATGACAAGGAGTATGTGGGCTTTGCGACCCTCCCCAATCAAGTCCACCGAAAGTCCGTGAAGAAAGGTTTTGACTTTACCCTCATGGTGGCAG GAGAGTCTGGTCTGGGGAAATCCACTCTCGTCAATAGCCTCTTCCTCACTGATCTGTACCGGGACCGGAAACTCCTCAGTGCTGAAg AGCGGATCATGCAAACAGTGGAGATCACTAAACATGCAGTGGACATAGAAGAGAAGGGTGTGAAGCTGCGGCTCACCATTGTGGACACACCGGGTTTTGGGGATGCGGTCAACAACACAGAGTG CTGGAAGCCTGTGGCAGAATACATCGACCAGCAGTTTGAGCAGTATTTCCGAGATGAGAGTGGCCTGAACCGTAAGAACATCCAAGACAACAGGGTGCACTGCTGCCTGTACTTCATCTCGCCCTTCGGCCACGG GCTCCGGCCATTGGATGTTGAATTTATGAAGGCCCTGCATCAGCGGGTCAACATCGTGCCTATCTTGGCAAAGGCGGACACACTGACACCTCCAGAAGTGGAGCGCAAGAAACGCAAA ATCCGGGAGGAGATTGAGCACTTTGGAATCAAGGTCTACCAGTTCCCAGACTGTGACTCTGACGAGGATGAGGACTTCAAATTACAGGACCAAGCCCTAAAG GAAAGCATCCCATTTGCTGTAATTGGGAGCAACACTGTGGTAGAGGCCAGAGGGCGGCGAGTTCGGGGCCGGCTCTACCCCTGGGGCATTGTGGAAG TGGAAAACCCAGGGCACTGCGACTTTGTGAAGCTGCGGACAATGCTGGTGCGTACTCACATGCAGGACCTGAAGGACGTGACACGGGAGACACATTATGAGAACTACCGGGCACAGTGCATCCAGAGCATGACCCGCCTGGTGGTGAAAGAACGGAATCGCAA caAACTGACTCGAGAGAGTGGTACCGACTTCCCCATTCCTGCTGTCCCACCTGGGACAGATCCAGAAACCGAGAGGCTGATCCGAGAGAAAGATGAGGAG CTGCGACGGATGCAGGAGATGCTGCACAAAATCCAAAGACAGATGAAGGAGACCCATTAG
- the SEPTIN4 gene encoding septin-4 isoform X5: protein MDDKEYVGFATLPNQVHRKSVKKGFDFTLMVAGESGLGKSTLVNSLFLTDLYRDRKLLSAEERIMQTVEITKHAVDIEEKGVKLRLTIVDTPGFGDAVNNTECWKPVAEYIDQQFEQYFRDESGLNRKNIQDNRVHCCLYFISPFGHGLRPLDVEFMKALHQRVNIVPILAKADTLTPPEVERKKRKIREEIEHFGIKVYQFPDCDSDEDEDFKLQDQALKESIPFAVIGSNTVVEARGRRVRGRLYPWGIVEVENPGHCDFVKLRTMLVRTHMQDLKDVTRETHYENYRAQCIQSMTRLVVKERNRNKLTRESGTDFPIPAVPPGTDPETERLIREKDEELRRMQEMLHKIQRQMKETH from the exons ATG GATGACAAGGAGTATGTGGGCTTTGCGACCCTCCCCAATCAAGTCCACCGAAAGTCCGTGAAGAAAGGTTTTGACTTTACCCTCATGGTGGCAG GAGAGTCTGGTCTGGGGAAATCCACTCTCGTCAATAGCCTCTTCCTCACTGATCTGTACCGGGACCGGAAACTCCTCAGTGCTGAAg AGCGGATCATGCAAACAGTGGAGATCACTAAACATGCAGTGGACATAGAAGAGAAGGGTGTGAAGCTGCGGCTCACCATTGTGGACACACCGGGTTTTGGGGATGCGGTCAACAACACAGAGTG CTGGAAGCCTGTGGCAGAATACATCGACCAGCAGTTTGAGCAGTATTTCCGAGATGAGAGTGGCCTGAACCGTAAGAACATCCAAGACAACAGGGTGCACTGCTGCCTGTACTTCATCTCGCCCTTCGGCCACGG GCTCCGGCCATTGGATGTTGAATTTATGAAGGCCCTGCATCAGCGGGTCAACATCGTGCCTATCTTGGCAAAGGCGGACACACTGACACCTCCAGAAGTGGAGCGCAAGAAACGCAAA ATCCGGGAGGAGATTGAGCACTTTGGAATCAAGGTCTACCAGTTCCCAGACTGTGACTCTGACGAGGATGAGGACTTCAAATTACAGGACCAAGCCCTAAAG GAAAGCATCCCATTTGCTGTAATTGGGAGCAACACTGTGGTAGAGGCCAGAGGGCGGCGAGTTCGGGGCCGGCTCTACCCCTGGGGCATTGTGGAAG TGGAAAACCCAGGGCACTGCGACTTTGTGAAGCTGCGGACAATGCTGGTGCGTACTCACATGCAGGACCTGAAGGACGTGACACGGGAGACACATTATGAGAACTACCGGGCACAGTGCATCCAGAGCATGACCCGCCTGGTGGTGAAAGAACGGAATCGCAA caAACTGACTCGAGAGAGTGGTACCGACTTCCCCATTCCTGCTGTCCCACCTGGGACAGATCCAGAAACCGAGAGGCTGATCCGAGAGAAAGATGAGGAG CTGCGACGGATGCAGGAGATGCTGCACAAAATCCAAAGACAGATGAAGGAGACCCATTAG
- the SEPTIN4 gene encoding septin-4 isoform X6: MDDKEYVGFATLPNQVHRKSVKKGESGLGKSTLVNSLFLTDLYRDRKLLSAEERIMQTVEITKHAVDIEEKGVKLRLTIVDTPGFGDAVNNTECWKPVAEYIDQQFEQYFRDESGLNRKNIQDNRVHCCLYFISPFGHGLRPLDVEFMKALHQRVNIVPILAKADTLTPPEVERKKRKIREEIEHFGIKVYQFPDCDSDEDEDFKLQDQALKESIPFAVIGSNTVVEARGRRVRGRLYPWGIVEVENPGHCDFVKLRTMLVRTHMQDLKDVTRETHYENYRAQCIQSMTRLVVKERNRNKLTRESGTDFPIPAVPPGTDPETERLIREKDEELRRMQEMLHKIQRQMKETH; this comes from the exons ATG GATGACAAGGAGTATGTGGGCTTTGCGACCCTCCCCAATCAAGTCCACCGAAAGTCCGTGAAGAAAG GAGAGTCTGGTCTGGGGAAATCCACTCTCGTCAATAGCCTCTTCCTCACTGATCTGTACCGGGACCGGAAACTCCTCAGTGCTGAAg AGCGGATCATGCAAACAGTGGAGATCACTAAACATGCAGTGGACATAGAAGAGAAGGGTGTGAAGCTGCGGCTCACCATTGTGGACACACCGGGTTTTGGGGATGCGGTCAACAACACAGAGTG CTGGAAGCCTGTGGCAGAATACATCGACCAGCAGTTTGAGCAGTATTTCCGAGATGAGAGTGGCCTGAACCGTAAGAACATCCAAGACAACAGGGTGCACTGCTGCCTGTACTTCATCTCGCCCTTCGGCCACGG GCTCCGGCCATTGGATGTTGAATTTATGAAGGCCCTGCATCAGCGGGTCAACATCGTGCCTATCTTGGCAAAGGCGGACACACTGACACCTCCAGAAGTGGAGCGCAAGAAACGCAAA ATCCGGGAGGAGATTGAGCACTTTGGAATCAAGGTCTACCAGTTCCCAGACTGTGACTCTGACGAGGATGAGGACTTCAAATTACAGGACCAAGCCCTAAAG GAAAGCATCCCATTTGCTGTAATTGGGAGCAACACTGTGGTAGAGGCCAGAGGGCGGCGAGTTCGGGGCCGGCTCTACCCCTGGGGCATTGTGGAAG TGGAAAACCCAGGGCACTGCGACTTTGTGAAGCTGCGGACAATGCTGGTGCGTACTCACATGCAGGACCTGAAGGACGTGACACGGGAGACACATTATGAGAACTACCGGGCACAGTGCATCCAGAGCATGACCCGCCTGGTGGTGAAAGAACGGAATCGCAA caAACTGACTCGAGAGAGTGGTACCGACTTCCCCATTCCTGCTGTCCCACCTGGGACAGATCCAGAAACCGAGAGGCTGATCCGAGAGAAAGATGAGGAG CTGCGACGGATGCAGGAGATGCTGCACAAAATCCAAAGACAGATGAAGGAGACCCATTAG
- the SEPTIN4 gene encoding septin-4 isoform X2, with amino-acid sequence MDRSLGWQGSSVPEDRTEAGIKRFLEDADDAELNKFVKDFPGSETYHQPEAKTWVSRPQILAPRPQASDLCQDDLEFRPPSWPQPSDSQQYISASAPLSPSARPRSPWGKLDPYDSSEDDKEYVGFATLPNQVHRKSVKKGFDFTLMVAGESGLGKSTLVNSLFLTDLYRDRKLLSAEERIMQTVEITKHAVDIEEKGVKLRLTIVDTPGFGDAVNNTECWKPVAEYIDQQFEQYFRDESGLNRKNIQDNRVHCCLYFISPFGHGLRPLDVEFMKALHQRVNIVPILAKADTLTPPEVERKKRKIREEIEHFGIKVYQFPDCDSDEDEDFKLQDQALKESIPFAVIGSNTVVEARGRRVRGRLYPWGIVEVENPGHCDFVKLRTMLVRTHMQDLKDVTRETHYENYRAQCIQSMTRLVVKERNRNKLTRESGTDFPIPAVPPGTDPETERLIREKDEELRRMQEMLHKIQRQMKETH; translated from the exons ATGGACCGTTCACTGGGATGGCAAGGCAGTTCTGTCCCTGAGGACAGAACTGAAGCTGGG ATCAAGCGCTTTCTGGAGGACGCGGATGATGCAGAACTGAACAAGTTCGTGAAGGATTTCCCAGGAAGCGAGACCTACCACCAACCAGAGGCCAAGACCTGGGTGTCCAGGCCCCAAATCCTGGCGCCGAGGCCCCAGGCCTCGGACCTCTGCCAGGATGACCTGGAGTTCAGACCCCCTTCGTGGCCCCAGCCCTCTGACAGCCAGCAGTACATCTCTGCCTCAGCCCCTCTCAGCCCCTCAGCCCGGCCCCGCAGCCCGTGGGGCAAGCTCGATCCCTATGACTCCTCTGAG GATGACAAGGAGTATGTGGGCTTTGCGACCCTCCCCAATCAAGTCCACCGAAAGTCCGTGAAGAAAGGTTTTGACTTTACCCTCATGGTGGCAG GAGAGTCTGGTCTGGGGAAATCCACTCTCGTCAATAGCCTCTTCCTCACTGATCTGTACCGGGACCGGAAACTCCTCAGTGCTGAAg AGCGGATCATGCAAACAGTGGAGATCACTAAACATGCAGTGGACATAGAAGAGAAGGGTGTGAAGCTGCGGCTCACCATTGTGGACACACCGGGTTTTGGGGATGCGGTCAACAACACAGAGTG CTGGAAGCCTGTGGCAGAATACATCGACCAGCAGTTTGAGCAGTATTTCCGAGATGAGAGTGGCCTGAACCGTAAGAACATCCAAGACAACAGGGTGCACTGCTGCCTGTACTTCATCTCGCCCTTCGGCCACGG GCTCCGGCCATTGGATGTTGAATTTATGAAGGCCCTGCATCAGCGGGTCAACATCGTGCCTATCTTGGCAAAGGCGGACACACTGACACCTCCAGAAGTGGAGCGCAAGAAACGCAAA ATCCGGGAGGAGATTGAGCACTTTGGAATCAAGGTCTACCAGTTCCCAGACTGTGACTCTGACGAGGATGAGGACTTCAAATTACAGGACCAAGCCCTAAAG GAAAGCATCCCATTTGCTGTAATTGGGAGCAACACTGTGGTAGAGGCCAGAGGGCGGCGAGTTCGGGGCCGGCTCTACCCCTGGGGCATTGTGGAAG TGGAAAACCCAGGGCACTGCGACTTTGTGAAGCTGCGGACAATGCTGGTGCGTACTCACATGCAGGACCTGAAGGACGTGACACGGGAGACACATTATGAGAACTACCGGGCACAGTGCATCCAGAGCATGACCCGCCTGGTGGTGAAAGAACGGAATCGCAA caAACTGACTCGAGAGAGTGGTACCGACTTCCCCATTCCTGCTGTCCCACCTGGGACAGATCCAGAAACCGAGAGGCTGATCCGAGAGAAAGATGAGGAG CTGCGACGGATGCAGGAGATGCTGCACAAAATCCAAAGACAGATGAAGGAGACCCATTAG
- the SEPTIN4 gene encoding septin-4 isoform X3, protein MDRSLGWQGSSVPEDRTEAGIKRFLEDADDAELNKFVKDFPGSETYHQPEAKTWVSRPQILAPRPQASDLCQDDLEFRPPSWPQPSDSQQYISASAPLSPSARPRSPWGKLDPYDSSEDDKEYVGFATLPNQVHRKSVKKGESGLGKSTLVNSLFLTDLYRDRKLLSAEERIMQTVEITKHAVDIEEKGVKLRLTIVDTPGFGDAVNNTECWKPVAEYIDQQFEQYFRDESGLNRKNIQDNRVHCCLYFISPFGHGLRPLDVEFMKALHQRVNIVPILAKADTLTPPEVERKKRKIREEIEHFGIKVYQFPDCDSDEDEDFKLQDQALKESIPFAVIGSNTVVEARGRRVRGRLYPWGIVEVENPGHCDFVKLRTMLVRTHMQDLKDVTRETHYENYRAQCIQSMTRLVVKERNRNKLTRESGTDFPIPAVPPGTDPETERLIREKDEELRRMQEMLHKIQRQMKETH, encoded by the exons ATGGACCGTTCACTGGGATGGCAAGGCAGTTCTGTCCCTGAGGACAGAACTGAAGCTGGG ATCAAGCGCTTTCTGGAGGACGCGGATGATGCAGAACTGAACAAGTTCGTGAAGGATTTCCCAGGAAGCGAGACCTACCACCAACCAGAGGCCAAGACCTGGGTGTCCAGGCCCCAAATCCTGGCGCCGAGGCCCCAGGCCTCGGACCTCTGCCAGGATGACCTGGAGTTCAGACCCCCTTCGTGGCCCCAGCCCTCTGACAGCCAGCAGTACATCTCTGCCTCAGCCCCTCTCAGCCCCTCAGCCCGGCCCCGCAGCCCGTGGGGCAAGCTCGATCCCTATGACTCCTCTGAG GATGACAAGGAGTATGTGGGCTTTGCGACCCTCCCCAATCAAGTCCACCGAAAGTCCGTGAAGAAAG GAGAGTCTGGTCTGGGGAAATCCACTCTCGTCAATAGCCTCTTCCTCACTGATCTGTACCGGGACCGGAAACTCCTCAGTGCTGAAg AGCGGATCATGCAAACAGTGGAGATCACTAAACATGCAGTGGACATAGAAGAGAAGGGTGTGAAGCTGCGGCTCACCATTGTGGACACACCGGGTTTTGGGGATGCGGTCAACAACACAGAGTG CTGGAAGCCTGTGGCAGAATACATCGACCAGCAGTTTGAGCAGTATTTCCGAGATGAGAGTGGCCTGAACCGTAAGAACATCCAAGACAACAGGGTGCACTGCTGCCTGTACTTCATCTCGCCCTTCGGCCACGG GCTCCGGCCATTGGATGTTGAATTTATGAAGGCCCTGCATCAGCGGGTCAACATCGTGCCTATCTTGGCAAAGGCGGACACACTGACACCTCCAGAAGTGGAGCGCAAGAAACGCAAA ATCCGGGAGGAGATTGAGCACTTTGGAATCAAGGTCTACCAGTTCCCAGACTGTGACTCTGACGAGGATGAGGACTTCAAATTACAGGACCAAGCCCTAAAG GAAAGCATCCCATTTGCTGTAATTGGGAGCAACACTGTGGTAGAGGCCAGAGGGCGGCGAGTTCGGGGCCGGCTCTACCCCTGGGGCATTGTGGAAG TGGAAAACCCAGGGCACTGCGACTTTGTGAAGCTGCGGACAATGCTGGTGCGTACTCACATGCAGGACCTGAAGGACGTGACACGGGAGACACATTATGAGAACTACCGGGCACAGTGCATCCAGAGCATGACCCGCCTGGTGGTGAAAGAACGGAATCGCAA caAACTGACTCGAGAGAGTGGTACCGACTTCCCCATTCCTGCTGTCCCACCTGGGACAGATCCAGAAACCGAGAGGCTGATCCGAGAGAAAGATGAGGAG CTGCGACGGATGCAGGAGATGCTGCACAAAATCCAAAGACAGATGAAGGAGACCCATTAG